A region of Amyelois transitella isolate CPQ chromosome 19, ilAmyTran1.1, whole genome shotgun sequence DNA encodes the following proteins:
- the LOC106132574 gene encoding uncharacterized protein LOC106132574 — protein sequence MLHSIAFALVLMIAGQCVANPVPDPGYHHTRIRIHVPHEIHTLHHHHVETVPIYKHVPVIKEVPVIKEVPIIKTYPVVKTVPVPVVHTVAVEKPVLVPYHETISHWH from the exons TTTGCTCTGGTCCTGATGATCGCCGGCCAGTGTGTCGCCAACCCCGTTCCAGACCCAGGCTATCATCACACACG CATCCGAATCCACGTCCCCCACGAAATCCACACGCTGCACCACCACCACGTCGAAACGGTACCAATTTACAAACACGTACCCGTCATCAAGGAGGTTCCTGTCATTAAGGAGGTACCTATCATTAAAACCTACCCTGTGGTGAAGACTGTTCCTGTGCCAGTCGTCCACACGGTTGCAGTAGAGAAACCCGTGCTCGTACCATACCATGAAACAATCTCACATTGGCATTGA